The Podarcis raffonei isolate rPodRaf1 chromosome 2, rPodRaf1.pri, whole genome shotgun sequence genome window below encodes:
- the NAT9 gene encoding alpha/beta-tubulin-N-acetyltransferase 9 isoform X1, with the protein MRINQNTVLQGKRVTLVPYTSAHVPKYHEWMKSEELQRLTASEPLSLEQEYEMQRSWREDADKCTFIVLDTDKWSKQTTTEEDCMVGDVNLFLTDSEDPTLGEIEIMIAEASYRGRGFGKEATLIMMSYEPSITYNSRNIGSCLIPRMTRLGLNTFEAKIGLENEASIGMFKKIHFKEVGVNVVFHEVTLRLIVDEQERQWLLEQTSHVDEQFYNVTKLQNRVCDS; encoded by the exons ATGAGAATTAACCAGAATACTGTACTGCAGGGAAAGAGGGTGACCCTGGTGCCATATACCTCTGCTCATGTACCCAA GTACCATGAGTGGATGAAGTCTGAAGAGCTGCAGCGTCTGACTGCATCAGAGCCATTAAGCCTGGAACAGGAATATGAGATGCAGCGCAGTTGGCGGGAAGATGCAGACA aATGCACATTCATAGTGCTTGACACAGATAAGTGGTCTAAGCAGACAACCACGGAGGAAGACTGCATGGTGGGCGATGTGAACTTGTTCCTCACAGACAGTGAAGATCCAACACTCGGAGAGATCGAAATCATGATTGCAG AGGCCAGCTATCGTGGCAGAGGATTTGGCAAGGAAGCCACTCTGATCATGATGTCCTATG AGCCTTCAATCACCTATAAtagtagaaacataggaagctgccttataccga GAATGACTCGCCTGGGACTAAACACCTTTGAAGCTAAAATTGGATTGGAAAATGAAGCCAGTATTGGCATGTTCAAAAAGATTCATTTCAAGGAG GTGGGAGTCAATGTCGTCTTCCACGAAGTAACACTCAGACTGATTGTGGATGAGCAAGAAAGGCAGTGGCTGCTTGAGCAAACCAGCCACGTGGATGAACAATTTTACAATGTAACGAAGCTACAGAATCGAGTTTGTGACAGCTAA
- the NAT9 gene encoding alpha/beta-tubulin-N-acetyltransferase 9 isoform X2 codes for MRINQNTVLQGKRVTLVPYTSAHVPKYHEWMKSEELQRLTASEPLSLEQEYEMQRSWREDADKCTFIVLDTDKWSKQTTTEEDCMVGDVNLFLTDSEDPTLGEIEIMIAEASYRGRGFGKEATLIMMSYGMTRLGLNTFEAKIGLENEASIGMFKKIHFKEVGVNVVFHEVTLRLIVDEQERQWLLEQTSHVDEQFYNVTKLQNRVCDS; via the exons ATGAGAATTAACCAGAATACTGTACTGCAGGGAAAGAGGGTGACCCTGGTGCCATATACCTCTGCTCATGTACCCAA GTACCATGAGTGGATGAAGTCTGAAGAGCTGCAGCGTCTGACTGCATCAGAGCCATTAAGCCTGGAACAGGAATATGAGATGCAGCGCAGTTGGCGGGAAGATGCAGACA aATGCACATTCATAGTGCTTGACACAGATAAGTGGTCTAAGCAGACAACCACGGAGGAAGACTGCATGGTGGGCGATGTGAACTTGTTCCTCACAGACAGTGAAGATCCAACACTCGGAGAGATCGAAATCATGATTGCAG AGGCCAGCTATCGTGGCAGAGGATTTGGCAAGGAAGCCACTCTGATCATGATGTCCTATG GAATGACTCGCCTGGGACTAAACACCTTTGAAGCTAAAATTGGATTGGAAAATGAAGCCAGTATTGGCATGTTCAAAAAGATTCATTTCAAGGAG GTGGGAGTCAATGTCGTCTTCCACGAAGTAACACTCAGACTGATTGTGGATGAGCAAGAAAGGCAGTGGCTGCTTGAGCAAACCAGCCACGTGGATGAACAATTTTACAATGTAACGAAGCTACAGAATCGAGTTTGTGACAGCTAA
- the LOC128407446 gene encoding polycystin-1-like — MLLFEFPSDRPAIASMSIFPFPMLKSGDNVDLRLVMMISLLLFSGAFVLPKLSFTPPEKAPCLWQNYSRFRLLLALISITVAALHFTNNHLAKARLLHSQKHCQAFTSFYEVAVLARIEAILCALLLTITMLKMVQQLRFVRRWSVFGKTLQHALRELVAIKLIFLFFLLICAKCGCLAFSSTVEEFRTLPCAFSALLSTLCGKMTLLQSLMQVSPILGTTYILSFGAGVLWMVQSFLCASVLNSYRTVHSEIYHPAIEPQDYEMIEFLVKRLKLWLGLSKTKEFRHKVKFEGMDSLISHSSGNSKPSRLPSPGTNFHCATATISSFSSEELVLPESPIPDPCNVDFYLEHLPSAVNHLLDGFDRVLKLMEDVCHLETSLEETQRRICKKKKKGQKSHPMEKVATLASRTSLGLPRTYSTFSESALARLRAQHVRISSCSATEGGKQHPVDTVPQQSSTGYKVLVGNPPASGHIFRSTLPWPAHLFKKRPRSEEGQGYPCCDVLPRQIPLKRRAWQTEGTGDI; from the exons ATGCTCCTGTTTGAGTTTCCGTCAGACAGGCCGGCAATTGCTTCAATGTCGATATTCCCCTTCCCAATGTTAAAGTCAGGTGACAATGTGGACCTTCGCCTTGTCATGATG ATAAGCCTGCTTCTCTTCAGTGGAGCTTTTGTCCTACCAAAGCTGTCCTTCACACCTCCGGAAAAGGCGCCATGCCTGTGGCAGAACTACAGTCGCTTCCGGCTGCTCCTGGCCCTGATTTCCATCACTGTTGCTGCCTTGCACTTTACCAACAACCATTTAGCAAAGGCACGCTTGCTGCATTCCCAGAAGCACTGTCAGGCTTTCACCAGCTTTTACGAAGTGGCAGTGCTGGCTCGCATAGAAGCCATCCTCTGCGCCCTGCTGCTGACGATCACCATGCTGAAG aTGGTGCAACAGCTGCGCTTTGTCCGGAGATGGTCTGTGTTTGGGAAAACCCTCCAGCATGCCTTGAGGGAGCTAGTGGCTATCAAActcatcttcctcttcttccttctcatcTGTGCCAAGTGTGGCTGTTTA GCCTTCTCTTCAACTGTGGAAGAGTTCAGGACACTCCCGTGTGCCTTTtcagctctgctttccactctctGTGGGAAGATGACTTTACTCCAGTCTTTGATGCAAGTTTCCCCTATCCTGGGGACAACATACATCCTAAGCTTTGGAGCTGGCGTGCTCTGGATGGTGCAGAGCTTCCTTTGTGCCTCTGTCCTTAACAGTTACCGTACTGTCCATTCTGAGATCTACCATCCAGCTATTGAGCCTCAGGATTACGAGATGATTGAGTTTTTGGTGAAAAGGTTGAAGCTGTGGCTAGGACTCAGCAAAACCAAAGAG TTTCGCCACAAGGTGAAATTTGAAGGGATGGACTCCCTGATTTCCCACTCTTCTGGAAACTCCAAACCTTCTCGCCTTCCTTCTCCGGGCACAAACTTTCACTGTGCTACCGCAACCATTTCTTCCTTCAGCTCTGAAGAGCTGGTGCTTCCTGAGAGCCCCATCCCTGATCCTTGCAATGTAGACTTTTACCTGGAGCACCTGCCATCCGCAGTCAACCATCTCCTGGACGGCTTTGACAGGGTCCTAAAGCTGATGGAGGATGTGTGCCATCTTGAGACCAGCTTAGAGGAGactcagaggagaatttgcaagaagaagaagaaggggcagAAAAGCCATCCCATGGAAAAGGTAGCAACACTCGCCTCAAGAACCAGCTTAGGGCTGCCGAGAACTTACAGCACCTTCTCAGAGTCTGCCTTAGCCAGGCTCCGAGCTCAGCATGTCAGGATTTCCAGCTGCAGTGCCACTGAAGGGGGCAAGCAGCACCCAGTGGATACTGTACCTCAGCAAAGCTCAACAGGATATAAGGTTCTGGTGGGGAACCCTCCAGCTTCAGGCCACATCTTCCGAAGCACTCTTCCCTGGCCGGCCCATTTGTTCAAAAAGAGACCCAGGAGTGAGGAAGGGCAGGGATATCCATGTTGTGACGTGCTTCCGAGACAGATCCCTTTAAAgaggagagcgtggcagaccgAAGGAACAGGTGACATATAG